GGGTATTCGGACGGCCGGCATCCGGACCATGTCAAATACGCCTCGCGCGACGAGGACGTGGCCCGGCGCGACTTCACCATCAACGGCCTGCTCTACGACCCGATTACTGATGAACTGGTTGATTTAGTAGGCGGCAGGGCGGATATCAGGAAAAAGATTGTCAGGACCATCGGCGATGCCCGGCAGAGATTCAATGAGGACAAGCTCCGGATGATGCGGGCCATCAGGTTCGCCTGCGAACTGGGTTTTGCCCTTGACCCCAGGACCAAAAAGGCAATTGCCAAATCCGCCCGGCAGATAACCAAAATCAGTGTCGAGCGCATCCGCGAGGAATTGCGGCGCATCCTGATGTGCCCCCAGCGCGACCGGGGCGTAAAACTGTTGGAGCAGACCGGACTGCTAAAACGCATCCTGCCTGAGGTGCTTAAGATGAAAGGGGTCAACCAACCAAAGCAGTTCCACCCCGAGGGCGATGTCTATGTCCACACGGTTGCGGTCATGAAGCACCTCCGAAATCCGTCGTTTGAGCTGGCCCTGGCTACTCTCTTGCACGACGTGGGCAAGCCCGGCACCTTTATGATCACCGACCGCATCAGGTTCCACGAGCACGAACGTCTGGGTTCTGAGATGGCCGAGCGCATCTGCCAACGCTTGAAACTGGCCAACAGCGAGATTGAGACCATCTGCTGGATTATTGCCAAGCACCTGGTCTTCAAGGACATTGATAAGATGCGGGTCAGCACCCTGAAACGTCTGTTCAGCCATCCGGATTATCCGCTGCTGGCTGAGCTGCACCGGGCCGATCGGCTGGGCAGTGATATGGACCTGAAACCGTATTACATCGCGGCCCGGCTGTATAAGAAACTCTCCAAGGAAGACCTCAAGCCCGCGCCGTTGATAAACGGTTATGACCTGATTAAACTCGGCTTCAAGCCCGGACCGATATTCTCCAAGATTCTTAAACACGTGGAAGAGGCGCAGTTGGAAAAGGAGATTATCACCAAAGAACAAGCGCTGAAACTGGTAAAGGCGCATTTTAAACCGCAGATGAACACGGATAGACCCAGATGTACAAGAAAATGAAGAAGATTAGTTTGATTTGTTTTAGCATAGTCATAATGCTGTTTATTAATTATGGATGTTTTTCTACGGCTGCTATAACTTCAAGGCTTGTGTCTGAAGAATCGAAGAAAGATGGAACGCATATATGTGCTGGGTTTGGAGGATTAGGTGCGGATATAATATCTGGCTATTCATTAGCATGGGATAGTGATGAAAATTGGGGTAGAAACATTTATCAGGAGGCTCCTGTAGCTATTGGTTTTACTTTAATAGACGCGCTAATTGCTATCACGATAGATGAATTATTTCCCGAACAGCAATATGCTTTACCTCCAAAGAAAGAGGCATCCGAACAAGATATTATTTTACCACCAAAGACGCGGCGCTGAAACTGGTAAAGGCGCATTTTAAACCGCAGATGAACACGGCTAGACCCAGATGTACAAGAAAATGAAGAAGATTAGTTTGATTTGTTTTAGCATAGTCATAATGCTGTTTATTAATTATGGATGTTATTCTGTTGTTACTATTGTCCACAAAG
This window of the Planctomycetota bacterium genome carries:
- a CDS encoding CCA tRNA nucleotidyltransferase gives rise to the protein MAKNILYNIALSVVQTLQANGFQAYFAGGCVRDRLMKRPPKDYDVATNARPNQVMKLFPKTLAIGKAFGVVMVIIQKQQIEVTTFRTESGYSDGRHPDHVKYASRDEDVARRDFTINGLLYDPITDELVDLVGGRADIRKKIVRTIGDARQRFNEDKLRMMRAIRFACELGFALDPRTKKAIAKSARQITKISVERIREELRRILMCPQRDRGVKLLEQTGLLKRILPEVLKMKGVNQPKQFHPEGDVYVHTVAVMKHLRNPSFELALATLLHDVGKPGTFMITDRIRFHEHERLGSEMAERICQRLKLANSEIETICWIIAKHLVFKDIDKMRVSTLKRLFSHPDYPLLAELHRADRLGSDMDLKPYYIAARLYKKLSKEDLKPAPLINGYDLIKLGFKPGPIFSKILKHVEEAQLEKEIITKEQALKLVKAHFKPQMNTDRPRCTRK